From the Lysinibacillus fusiformis genome, the window GAACTAATGGAAATTATGAAGCGAACGACAGGTGCTCAGGAAATTGGTTTACAGAAGCAGATGGATACGGAGGCTCTTATTGAAGCTCAGCAAATGGTGAAAGAAGTGATGGTTGCTGATGAAATGCTGGAGTATGCAACGGATTTAGTGGTGGCTACGCATCCTGAAAGAGCTGATGCACTTGATGAGGTTAAACAATATGCAATGTATGGCAGTGGCCCACGTGGCTTGCAGAGCTTAATCAAATTAGCAAAGGCGAGAGCTCTAATGAATGGACGTTTCCATGTTTCTGTAGCGGATATTAAGTCTGTTGCAAAGCCCGTTTTACGTCATCGGATGCTGTTGAATTATGAAGGGGAGGCTTCAGGAAAAACAGCAGATGATGTGATTGATGTTATTTTAGAAAAGGTTCAGCAAGGTGTTGGCAAGTGACAGCCAAATACTTATTGCCCGAAGACTGGTTAGCAAAAATCAGTCGCTTTCAAGTAGCGACGGCCTCCAAACTACGTGGGCAACATAAGGGCTCGCATCGTTCACAACGCTTCGGGGCATCCCTTGATTTCTCGGATTTTCGAGAATACCATTTAGGAGATGATGTACGCCAAGTAGATTGGAACGTCTTTGCTCGTACAGATAAATACTTTATTAAAAGGTTTTTAGACGAGCAAGAGATGCGTGTACATATTTTACTAGATGCTACCAAATCAATGGGGGATCATGCTAAGTGGCTATTTGCTCGTCAACTCGTAGCCTCCCTCGGTTTAATGGTATTAGGTCGAGATGACCGTTTATCCTTTTCTATTGTTCAGGATGAAGTGAAACCACCCTTTAGACGGAAAGGTGCCATGTATCGCCGAGCTTTTTTACAGGTAGTAACAGATATAGAGGAAGCTAATTACTCTAATCGTTTTGCCCAGAGTGCACTAAAAGCTTTGCCTAAAGATAGTACCGTATTATTCATCGTAACAGATGGATTAGAGCCAATTGAGGAATGGGAACAGCTATTGAAAAGGCTACCACGCTATGCTGGGGATGTTCGCATTTTGCAAATTGTGACGCAAGAAGAGCTGTCACCAAATTATTCGGGTGATGTACGCCTGCTTGACCGTGAAACAGGTAATGATGTGAATGTGACGATGTCCTCTAAAGTACTAGAGACCTATCATGCAAGACGCTTATTACATGAAGACGAATTTGATGCCATTTGCCGTCGCTTTGGTGTTCGAAAATTACAATTGAAAGTGGAAGATGGATTGCAACATGCAATTTTCCAGCAATTATTAAAAGCACATTGGATTAGGTGAGGTGAGCCGTATTGGGCTTTAGTCAAATTATATTTAGCTGGACGGCCATCATCCCGGTCATTGTCCTACTCTATTATTTCTTTCGAAAAAAATATACAGAGCAAACTGTTTCTTCGACACTTTTTTGGTCGGAGATTATGCAGGAAATGCGTGTATCGCCTTATTTAAAGCATTTACAAAAAAATGCCCTACTATATTTACAGCTACTAGCGTTGCTACTACTTGTATTGGCACTGATGAATCCATATGTAAAGAAATCAACCATTGTGGGTGCACAAACCATATTTATTGTAGATACTTCAGCTACAATGTTGGCAGGCAAGAGTCAATCAACCTTCGACACACATAAACAGGAAATGCTGACCTTGATGGATGAGCTGAATGGTCGACCTGTTACATTGATTACAACTGGTGCCGCTCCAAAAGCTGTTTTACAGCAAGAAACAAACATGAATGAAATAAAAAAAGCTATTCAAGATTTACAAGTAGCCTATGAAACAGCTGAAATGAATAAGGCACTGGATGTGGCACAGGCATTTGTGGGTGATACACCAACTTCTATCTATGTTTTTACAGATACACTTGATAAAAAACAATTACCGATGGACAAGGGTTCTGTGAAATGGCTAGTAAGAGGTGCTGCAAAAGACTTAACAAATATCGCTATTACACGCTTTGCTGCTACGACAGATGGACAAGTTACGCTGGCACTTGTACAACTCCATAATGATACAAATACAGAGCAAAAGGTAACACTAGCATTGCAAAATGCAGAGGGCGAGGAGCTGGTAGCAGAAAGTGTCGTTGTGCCTCCAAATGAAGCCATTACGAAAACATTCAAAGATTTGCCTTTAGCAAAATCGATGACAGCTACTATTGATGCAAAAGATGATTATGCTGTAGACAATCAACAAACCGTTTTACTACAAACAACTACTTCTAAAATTGCTGTTGATCAAGGTATGCATCAATTGATACAAAAAGGTTTTCAAACGGTCAGTAATGGGGTAAAAATCGTTCCATCATTACAAGTAGCTGACAATCAGGATGCTACAGTAATCACAAACCAAACAGCCTTATTAGAAAAGATGGACAAACCCCTTGTATTATTTGGTCGTGACGATGCAGAAAAAGTAGAAGCAAATGGCTTGGTAAGCACTAGAAGTGATGCATTGTTTGCTTTTAGCGAACTAAAGGATGTTTATGTTAGTGCTGTTTATCCTGGCTTTGCGGACTATGAAACGATTGCTTCTGTTGGAGAAGAGCCGTTCATCCAACGCTCCCCTAAAGGAGATATCGTTGTTTTAGCGGATATTGCCGATACAGATTGGCCATTACATCCATCATTCCCGCTATTTCTATGGAGTACTGAGCAGCAGCTAACAGAAACAGTTGGTTCACTTGGGATTTTTTCACCGAATGAACAGCGTGCAGTAGCTTTAGCGCAAGGAGAGTGGAATGTTTATTCGCAAGAAGACGAGTTTCTCTCGACTATTACGAAGGGCATGCTAACTGCACCAAAACAACCAGGCATTTATATGGTACGTTCAAATAATGAAGAAAAACAATTGATTGTGCAATTGCAAGCCCAAGAACGCGTTATTGAACAAGGAACAAGCTTTACATTAGGTGATATCTCAGATAATGGGAAAGAAGAAGTATCGATGACCTCTTTCGTACCTTGGCTAATTGTGATTATTTTATTATTACTTGTTTCAGAGTGGGAGGTGCAACGACGTCGTGGATTTACGAATTGATATGCCATTAGTATTGTTGCTACTCCTTCCATTGTTCTTGTATTTTGGATGGACTTATTTTCGTGAACAGCAGCGACTCAAAAAAAGTCATATTGTTGTACTTGCTATTCGCATAGTAGCAGTAAGCTGTTTAGTTTTTGCACTTGCAGGTCCATATCTATTATTACCAATAAAAGAAGAACAAATCGTCTATTTAGTAGACCGTTCTGCTTCCATGAATGGTACAGAAGATGAAATGGTTCAGTTTATACAGGAGAGCCTACAATCAAAAAAAGAACCGCAGCTTGCAGGCATTTATTCATTTTCCTCCACTTTACAAACAGAAGCCATTTTGTCTAAAACTTTAAAGGAAGTACCAAAACTTACAGAAATTAAAGCAACCGATCAAACAAATATTGAACAAAGTCTCCAGCTTGCAGCAGGTATTATCGATCCGAAAAAAGCAACTCGTCTTGTGCTATTAACAGATGGTAATGAGACAAAAGGCGATGCTTTAGAATTTGCCATGAAGCTGAAAGGCTCCAATATTAGTGTGGATGTTAGACCTTTTAGTCAACCAGTTGTCAATGATGTGTCACTAAAAAGCTTTGTATCCCCTCAGGTTGCTTATGTGGGAGAGCAGCAACAATTAGTGACGGAAATTCATGCAACGACTGCAGGCCAAGGAGAGCTGTTATTATATGAAAATGATAAGCTTATTCATCGAGAGGCAGTTGAGCTGACTGAAGGCACGAATGTGTTTACCTATAAACATGCAGCGACAGCTGAAGGACTTGTAAAATATGAGGCAGTTGTTCAAGTTGGTCAGGATGCTATTTTTGAAAACAATAAGTTAACTAGTGTCACAATGGTACAAAGTGAACCACATTTACTAATCGTTAATGGTTATGAAACAGCTTCACCTATCGCAGCAGCACTTGGCAGTCAATCTATTGCCTATGATGTTGTCAATCCTCAAAGTCTACCAAATGAACTGTCCAGCTATTTGCAGTATAATGCTATTATTTTCGACAATGTGCCAGGTCATTTAGTCGGTGAGGCAAAAATGAGTGTTATTGAGCAAGCAGTCAAAAACTTTGGTGTTGGTTTTACCATGGTTGGAGGAGAAAATAGTTTTGGTCTAGGCGGCTATTTTAAAACACCGATTGAAACCTTATTGCCAGTGGAAATGGAAATTAAGGGCAAAGAACAATTACCTTCCTTAGGGTTAGTGATTGTACTTGACCGTTCTGGTAGTATGCAAGGCTCGAAGCTAGAGCTTGCTAAAGAAGCAGCAGCACGTTCTGTTGAGATGTTGCGAGATGAGGATACATTAGGATTTATTGCCTTTGATGATCGTCCTTGGGAGATTATAGAGACAGGACCTCTTAGCAGTAAAGAAGAGGCAGTGGATACTATTTTATCCGTAACACCTGGTGGTGGAACAGAAATCTACAGTTCATTAGCTAAAGCCTATGAAAATCTAGCTGATTTAAAACTGCAACGTAAGCATATTATTCTCTTAACAGATGGGCAATCACAGTCAGGAAATTACGAGGATCTAATTGCTGAAGGAAAAGAAAACGGTATAACTTTATCGACAGTAGCGATTGGACAAGATGCCGATGCGAACTTATTAGAAGCGCTTAGTGACATGGGCAGTGGCCGTTTCTATGATGTCATAGATGAGCAAACGATTCCTTCTATTTTATCTCGTGAAACAGCTATGATTTCTCGCACTTACATTGAGGATAATCCATTTTATCCAGCGATTTATAATGCAGCAGGATGGAATTCACTGTTTACCAATGGTGTCCCACAAATGAATGCTTACATTGGCACAACGGCAAAACAAGGGACTACTGTTGTGGCAGAAAGCGAGAAGGAAGATCCTGTGTTAGCGCAGTGGCAATATGGTCTCGGTAAAACTTTTGCCTTTACATCTGATTCAACGGGTAAATGGACAGGAGATTGGGCAAGATGGCAGGATTGGGGAACATTCTGGCAAACACTTATTTCACAAATGCTACCAAGCTATAATGATGTGGCCTATGATGTAAGATTGGAAGCAGATGGTTCCTTTATGATTACCGACCCTACAAATGAAGCTGCATTTTTAGATATTGTAGCAGTTAATGAAGCTGGGGAAGAGCTAGAAACACAACTTGAAACCATTTCGGCCTCCCAAGTTCGAGCTGTAGTACAAGCCGAACCTGGATTAATATTCTTCCGTGTAGCAGATGAAAAGCAGGCCATTTATCAAGCAGGACTAAGTGTTCCTTATAGTGCCGAATACGAACTACTTCCTGTTAATGATCAACTGATAGAAGAGTTAACGCAACAAACAGGAGGCGCGGTTTTAAAGGAACCACAAGATGTATTCCGAGACTTTACAACAAAAGGAGCGGATCGACAAAATATTGCTACATGGCTTCTCTTAGCAAGTATGCTTTTATTCTTTATGGATATTACCATAAGACGTTTTGGTTGGAACTTCCTAACGAATGCGAAGAAGAAAGAACCGCTGGTTGAGGAAAAACCTATACAGGCAGAAGACACAAATGTGGCACAGTTATTAAAAGGTATGAAAAAACGATCTTAATATAGTGGAAGCAGTGCAAAATCTAATTGTTTTGCACTGCTTTTTTGTATTGTTTGAGGAAAGAGATGTATCTATTTTGAAAAAGTGGATAGAGATGATCTAAAAAGTGGGACCTTTGCTCATAAAGAGATAGAAAGCGCTCTAAGTTGAGTCGCAGCCGCTCCTAAGGAGGTGGAAGGCGCTCTAAGTTGAGTCGCAGCCGCTCATAAAGAGAAGAAAAGCGCTCTAAATTGAGTCACAGCCGCTCGTAAGGAGAAGAAAAGCGCTCTAAGTTGAGCCGCAGCCGCTCGTAAGGAGAAGAAAAGCGCTCTAAATTGAGTCACAGCCGCTCGTAAGGAGAAGAAAAGCGCTCTAAGTTGAGCCGCAGCCGCTCCTAAGGAGATGGAAGGCGCTCTAAATTGAGTCACAGCCGCTCGTAAGGAGATAAAAAACGCTCCAACCAAGGTCGTCGCCGCTCATAGAAGGAAGAAAAGCGCTCCAATCTTGGCCACCCCCATCTCAATGAATGCTTATTATCCAAACCCCCTTCAATAAAGAGAAGAATTAAACCTCTTTACTAGCTCCGTTTTACGCAAGCTGCTAGCAACCATAACACCTAGAATGGCGCCGATTGTACTTGATGTTAAAAAGGCAGGTAGGAAGAAGAATGCTGCTACAGATGTTCCCATGAATAATTTTGCATAAGGTACGGCAATAAGTGAAGCAAGAATGCCAGTTCCCACAACTTCTCCAATGCCAGCTAACCACATTTTATTGCTATATTTATAGGCAAGGGCCGCACAGGACGCGCCAATGACACTACCAGGGATAGCTAATAGAGAGCCTGTTCCGGTAAGGATTCGAATGACGGCAGTGACAAAGGCAACTATTACTGTTGGTACGGGTCCAAATATAATGGCTCCTATCACATTAATAGCATGCTGAACGGGGTAAGCACGTGCGATTCCTGTTGGGATAGATACGAAAGTAGAGCCTGCAACAGCAATAGCTACTAATAAAGCCATGACTGTTAATTTACGAATTGACATAAAGTTCACTCCTTTTGATAAAGTTCGTGAGGAAAAATAAAAAGGCCGCCCCTTTAAACAATAGGAAGCGGCCTTGCGTGTATATAGTGACAACAGCAAGTAGCGCCACTTCCCTCCGCTAGTGTGAACTAGATCAGGTTCAAAGGGTCCGTATATTACCATATACGTCTCAGCCTTTTAAAGACTCCCCTAGTGGTTAAAATCATTCAATTTCGTTGACCAACATTAATGTAACATACTGCTAAAAATAGTCAATGATTTTTCAGACTATTTTGTATCGGGATGCATTAAATGAGGTGCTTTTTTCAATGTCCAGATGAGCGCAAGGAAGAAGCAAGCTAATAATATGATCGATCCGAAAATATATGGGCTATTCATATTCCAGTCAAATAATAAACCAGCCAAAGCGGGTCCAATCATATTACCAAGACTCATATAGGCATTATTCAAGCCCGCAGCGAATCCTTGTTCTTTCTCTGCAAGCTTTGAGATAAGTGTATTAACAGCTGGACGAATTAATGTCGTTGCTGTAGAGAAAATCGTTGCTACAACTAATATAAGGGCAAAGCCAGACACAAATAATATGAAGAAAATAGCAACAGATGCAATAAATAAATTGACAAGCACTACCTTCATTTCACCAAAGCGATTGAATAGTGGTGTAATAATAAACATTTGTACAACTACCCCAAAAGCACCACCGACAACTAATATAATTGCTATGTCCACAGGTGTGTAATTAAACTTTTCTGTCACAAATAATGACAATGTCGTTTGGAAGTTTGCAATTCCGAATGAGAACACCAGCATAATGATAAGCATTACAAAATAAGGCATATGTATGGAACGAGCCATTTGCTTCGCCAGATTGTCTAGCTTTTGCTTCTTTTGTGCAGTGTTTGGTTTGGTAGATGGTAATAAAAAGTAAGATAAAATAGAAGCTAGGATGGCTGCAGCTCCAGCAGTGTAAAATGGAAAATGTAAGCTAACCTTTGCTAAGAAACCACCGATTCCTGGCCCTATCATAAAACCAAGAGACATGGCAGCACCCAACATCCCCATCCCTTTCCCGCGTTCTTCATAGGTTGTGACGTCAGCGACAAAAGCCATAATAGGAGGTGCGACAAAAGCGGAACCTAGGCCACCTAAAAAGCGTGCTAAAAAGAGCATCCATACATCTGTAGCAAGGCCAAAACCGATTTGTGCAAGACCTGTCACGATGAGACCGAAAATAATTAAATTTTTTCGACCGTACTGATCGGAAAGGTTCCCAGCAATAGGAGAAAATACGAATTGAGCTAAGGCGAAGGTTGCTATTAGCATACCTAGAACTTGTCCTGCTGCACCAAATATTTTTAAATACTCCGGCATGACAGGAATAATAATGCCAATACTCCCCATTGCGATAAACATATTAAACATTAAAATATACAAAGCCGCCTTATTGGACTTCTGCTGGGTCATCGAATGAACCCCCTTTTTTTGTAATCAAATATAGTACAGTCTATCATAAAGAATTATTGCTTGGCTAATAGTTAAGATTGTAGAACTGGTTCTATATTTAGAATGGTTTTCCACAAAAGTTTTCGTTTAGGCACCTATGAATTGCTAAACAATCCATTTTTGTAATAAAATGGATTGAAATGAAGCTGTAGAATGGGAGATGGAAAATTTGCAGCTCCAAAGTTGCAACAACAATGAATGGACTTCGCTTATGTAGAGATAATTAAAAAAAATTGTGAGTTAGTCTGTAATGACATAAAGGTTGGCTATAAATCCTAGCGATGATATAGCGGCATCAGAAATACTGAGTGAAGGTTATGTAATATAAAAAGTACACTTTCATGGCTTGTTTTTCGATAAAGCAATATAAAATTGTGCATGATAGATGACAATATCTAGCTGCAAAGCTATTCCATAACAAATGATGTAGGAATCCTCGAAATCCAGATAAATTATTTTCTAAATATAATAATGCGAATAATCCATTGTAAAGGTTCTTATTTAATAGAAAGTTAGATAAGCAGAAAAAAACTAGCGAATGGGTGTGAAAACCAATTCGCTAGTTTAATTATCGAATACTCATTTTAAATTCTAAAAATAATTCATTGTATTTCCCTAAGTAATCTGGTCCTAAGTTTTTGTAGACCTCTAATGTATCGCGTTGTTCTTCAGAAGGATAGTAGCGTTCGTCAGAAACAACTTCTTCATCCATTAAGTCCATAGCTGCAATATTAGGTGTTGAGTAGCCTACAAAATCGGCATTTTGAGCACCAGATTCAGCACTTAGCATAAAATTGATAAAGGCATGGGCACCATCGATATTTTTCGATGTTTTTGGGATGACCATGTTATCAAACCATAAGTTTGAGCCTTCCTCAGGTACTGCAAAGTCTAGCTCTTCATTTTCATACATCATGTCTGCTGCTTGCCCAGACCAAGTAAGGGCTACAGTTGCCTCATTATTGATCATTAATGGCGTAATTTCATCTCCAATGATAGCTTTCACATTTGGTGCGAGTGTGATTAATTTATCAGTAGCTTCACGTAGTTCTTGATCATCTAGTGAATTCAGAGAATGTCCAAGACTGTTTAAGCCCATTCCAATGACTTCACGAGCACCATCCACTAAAAACACTTTTCGTTTTAAGGAAGGGTCCCATAAATCGTCCCAAGAAGAGAAGTCTAAGTCTCCAACAAGGCTTGGATTGTAGACTATACCTACAGTTCCCCAAAAATAAGGGACAGAATATTTATTGTTATCATCGAATGGTAAATCTAAAAAGTAAGGATCAATATTTTTAAAATTAGGGATCTTCGTTTTATCTAAAGGAATCAATAAATTTTCTTCCTTCATTTTTTCAATCATATACTCAGAAGGCACAGCAATATCGTAAGCTGTTCCACCTTGCTGAATCTTTGTCATCATGGCTTCATTGGAATCGAATGTTTCATAGATGACATGAATGCCTGTTTCTTTTTCAAATGCTTTTAACAAATCAGGATCAATATATTCTCCCCAGTTAAAGATGGTTAACGTGTCTTTTCCACTTTTACCGCCGCCTGCACTTAAGGCGTCAGCCGCATAGAATAAAAGGGCTGAAACGACAAGGATGGCGATGGTAGCTTGAATTAATGACTTCATCGTTGCCCCTCCATTCTTTTACTCGTACGACTTGTAATGAAATAATAACCAACAACAACTAAAACCGTAACAAAGAATACTAATCCAGAAATCGCATTCACCGTTAGAGAAATTCCTGCTCGGGCCATTGAATAGATTTCTACGGATAAGGTACTGAAGCCATTACCTGTTACGAAGAACGTCACGGCAAAATCATCTAATGAATACGTAAGGGCAAGGAAGAAGCCTGCAAAAATGCCTGGCTGAATATAAGGTAGGATGACACGCATCATAACGTCCTTTTTCGTTGCCCCTAAATCTAATGCTGCATCGATTAATGAGTTATTCATTTCTAATAGTTTGGGTAAAACCATTAGTACAACAATCGGTACACTAAATGCGACATGGGCTAATAACACAGATGCAAAGCCCAGTTTAATGCCAACCATTGTAAATAAAATTAAGAAGCTTGCCCCGATGATAACGTCTGGACTGACAATTAAGACATTGTTTAAGGATAGTAAAGTATTACGCATTTTTGAATCCTTAACCGTCACAATACCAATTGCTCCTAGCGTACCAATAATAGTAGAAATGAGAGCAGAAAGTAATGCCACGATGACCGTATTTATTAAGATAACAAGAAGACGTGAATCTTCGAAAACGGCTTGATAATGCTCTAAAGTAAAGGATTCAAAATGATTCATGGAACCGCCACTATTGAACGAGTAAAAGATTAAATAGAGGATTGGTGCATAGAGAACGATAAAGACAATTGTTAAATAAACTTTGGCTGATGCAGATAGTTTGTTCATCGTACGCGACCTCCTTTATCCTTTTGTCCCGTAATTAGCATAATAATCACCATGAATAAAATTAAGAATACAGCAATAGTGGAACCCATACCCCAGTTTTGTGTCACAAGGAATTGCTGTTCAATCGCTGTACCTAGAGTAATGACACGGTTCCCCGCAATTAAGCGAGTAATCATGAACAGGGATAGTGCTGGGATAAAGACAACTTGAATACCAGACTTAACGCCATCCATTGTCAAGGGTAAAACAACGCGACGGAAGGTTGTAAAAGCCGAAGCACCTAAATCACGTGCTGCATAAATGAGCGTTGGGTTTAATCGATCTAAAGAGTTGAAAATCGGTAAAATCATAAATGGAATAAAAATATAGACCGATACAAAGACAAAGCTAATATCAGTAAAGAGCATTTGCTTTGGATCGAAGCCAAATACTTCGATAAATGCATTAATTGGGCCGTATAGCCCAAAGATGCCGATAAAGGCATATGTTTTTAATAAAAGATTAATCCATGAAGGAATAATAATAAGCAGAAGCCAAAGTTGTTTATGTTTTGTCTTCGTTAAGAAATAGGCAGTTGGATATGAAATTAATAATGTAAAGAATGTAATTAAAAATGCATACCAAAACGAGCTCAAGGTCATTTTTAAGTAAACAGAAGAAAAGAATCCTTTATAGTTATCGAGCGTAAAGTTGCCATGTAAATCAAGTAGGGAATAATAAACAACGAGTGCTATCGGCGCGATAACGAAAAAGGCAATCCATAACACATATGGAAATAACGCTGATTTCGATGTTTTAGTTTGCATCTTCATCGTCTCCATACGATTCTAGTCGTTTATCAAACTCTTCCTCTGTTTCGTTTAAGCGCATTACATGAATCGCCTCAGGATCAAAGTCTAAGCCAATTTCAGTCCCTACTTCTGCTTTCTTTAATGAATGGACTAACCACTCATTACCATCTTTATCGTATGTTGATAATTCATAATGTACGCCTCGGAATAATTGTGTATCCACTTTTACCACAAGTTTTCCTTTATCAACCGTTGTCATTTCTAAATCTTCTGGTCGAATGACAATGTCTATTTTTTCATTTAGCTTCATCCCTTGGTCGACACATTCGAAAACTTTGCCAGCAAATTCAACCTTGAAATCCTCAATCATTACACCAGGTACAATATTGGATTCACCTATAAAGTCAGCAACGAAGCGGTTAATCGGTTCATCATAAATATCCACCGGTGTACCTGATTGCTGAATTTGTCCTTCACTT encodes:
- a CDS encoding ABC transporter permease, which translates into the protein MNKLSASAKVYLTIVFIVLYAPILYLIFYSFNSGGSMNHFESFTLEHYQAVFEDSRLLVILINTVIVALLSALISTIIGTLGAIGIVTVKDSKMRNTLLSLNNVLIVSPDVIIGASFLILFTMVGIKLGFASVLLAHVAFSVPIVVLMVLPKLLEMNNSLIDAALDLGATKKDVMMRVILPYIQPGIFAGFFLALTYSLDDFAVTFFVTGNGFSTLSVEIYSMARAGISLTVNAISGLVFFVTVLVVVGYYFITSRTSKRMEGQR
- a CDS encoding DUF58 domain-containing protein, with protein sequence MTAKYLLPEDWLAKISRFQVATASKLRGQHKGSHRSQRFGASLDFSDFREYHLGDDVRQVDWNVFARTDKYFIKRFLDEQEMRVHILLDATKSMGDHAKWLFARQLVASLGLMVLGRDDRLSFSIVQDEVKPPFRRKGAMYRRAFLQVVTDIEEANYSNRFAQSALKALPKDSTVLFIVTDGLEPIEEWEQLLKRLPRYAGDVRILQIVTQEELSPNYSGDVRLLDRETGNDVNVTMSSKVLETYHARRLLHEDEFDAICRRFGVRKLQLKVEDGLQHAIFQQLLKAHWIR
- a CDS encoding ABC transporter substrate-binding protein; this translates as MKSLIQATIAILVVSALLFYAADALSAGGGKSGKDTLTIFNWGEYIDPDLLKAFEKETGIHVIYETFDSNEAMMTKIQQGGTAYDIAVPSEYMIEKMKEENLLIPLDKTKIPNFKNIDPYFLDLPFDDNNKYSVPYFWGTVGIVYNPSLVGDLDFSSWDDLWDPSLKRKVFLVDGAREVIGMGLNSLGHSLNSLDDQELREATDKLITLAPNVKAIIGDEITPLMINNEATVALTWSGQAADMMYENEELDFAVPEEGSNLWFDNMVIPKTSKNIDGAHAFINFMLSAESGAQNADFVGYSTPNIAAMDLMDEEVVSDERYYPSEEQRDTLEVYKNLGPDYLGKYNELFLEFKMSIR
- a CDS encoding vWA domain-containing protein, with translation MGFSQIIFSWTAIIPVIVLLYYFFRKKYTEQTVSSTLFWSEIMQEMRVSPYLKHLQKNALLYLQLLALLLLVLALMNPYVKKSTIVGAQTIFIVDTSATMLAGKSQSTFDTHKQEMLTLMDELNGRPVTLITTGAAPKAVLQQETNMNEIKKAIQDLQVAYETAEMNKALDVAQAFVGDTPTSIYVFTDTLDKKQLPMDKGSVKWLVRGAAKDLTNIAITRFAATTDGQVTLALVQLHNDTNTEQKVTLALQNAEGEELVAESVVVPPNEAITKTFKDLPLAKSMTATIDAKDDYAVDNQQTVLLQTTTSKIAVDQGMHQLIQKGFQTVSNGVKIVPSLQVADNQDATVITNQTALLEKMDKPLVLFGRDDAEKVEANGLVSTRSDALFAFSELKDVYVSAVYPGFADYETIASVGEEPFIQRSPKGDIVVLADIADTDWPLHPSFPLFLWSTEQQLTETVGSLGIFSPNEQRAVALAQGEWNVYSQEDEFLSTITKGMLTAPKQPGIYMVRSNNEEKQLIVQLQAQERVIEQGTSFTLGDISDNGKEEVSMTSFVPWLIVIILLLLVSEWEVQRRRGFTN
- a CDS encoding ABC transporter permease, coding for MQTKTSKSALFPYVLWIAFFVIAPIALVVYYSLLDLHGNFTLDNYKGFFSSVYLKMTLSSFWYAFLITFFTLLISYPTAYFLTKTKHKQLWLLLIIIPSWINLLLKTYAFIGIFGLYGPINAFIEVFGFDPKQMLFTDISFVFVSVYIFIPFMILPIFNSLDRLNPTLIYAARDLGASAFTTFRRVVLPLTMDGVKSGIQVVFIPALSLFMITRLIAGNRVITLGTAIEQQFLVTQNWGMGSTIAVFLILFMVIIMLITGQKDKGGRVR
- a CDS encoding MFS transporter, producing the protein MTQQKSNKAALYILMFNMFIAMGSIGIIIPVMPEYLKIFGAAGQVLGMLIATFALAQFVFSPIAGNLSDQYGRKNLIIFGLIVTGLAQIGFGLATDVWMLFLARFLGGLGSAFVAPPIMAFVADVTTYEERGKGMGMLGAAMSLGFMIGPGIGGFLAKVSLHFPFYTAGAAAILASILSYFLLPSTKPNTAQKKQKLDNLAKQMARSIHMPYFVMLIIMLVFSFGIANFQTTLSLFVTEKFNYTPVDIAIILVVGGAFGVVVQMFIITPLFNRFGEMKVVLVNLFIASVAIFFILFVSGFALILVVATIFSTATTLIRPAVNTLISKLAEKEQGFAAGLNNAYMSLGNMIGPALAGLLFDWNMNSPYIFGSIILLACFFLALIWTLKKAPHLMHPDTK
- the thiW gene encoding energy coupling factor transporter S component ThiW; the protein is MSIRKLTVMALLVAIAVAGSTFVSIPTGIARAYPVQHAINVIGAIIFGPVPTVIVAFVTAVIRILTGTGSLLAIPGSVIGASCAALAYKYSNKMWLAGIGEVVGTGILASLIAVPYAKLFMGTSVAAFFFLPAFLTSSTIGAILGVMVASSLRKTELVKRFNSSLY
- a CDS encoding VWA domain-containing protein: MDLRIDMPLVLLLLLPLFLYFGWTYFREQQRLKKSHIVVLAIRIVAVSCLVFALAGPYLLLPIKEEQIVYLVDRSASMNGTEDEMVQFIQESLQSKKEPQLAGIYSFSSTLQTEAILSKTLKEVPKLTEIKATDQTNIEQSLQLAAGIIDPKKATRLVLLTDGNETKGDALEFAMKLKGSNISVDVRPFSQPVVNDVSLKSFVSPQVAYVGEQQQLVTEIHATTAGQGELLLYENDKLIHREAVELTEGTNVFTYKHAATAEGLVKYEAVVQVGQDAIFENNKLTSVTMVQSEPHLLIVNGYETASPIAAALGSQSIAYDVVNPQSLPNELSSYLQYNAIIFDNVPGHLVGEAKMSVIEQAVKNFGVGFTMVGGENSFGLGGYFKTPIETLLPVEMEIKGKEQLPSLGLVIVLDRSGSMQGSKLELAKEAAARSVEMLRDEDTLGFIAFDDRPWEIIETGPLSSKEEAVDTILSVTPGGGTEIYSSLAKAYENLADLKLQRKHIILLTDGQSQSGNYEDLIAEGKENGITLSTVAIGQDADANLLEALSDMGSGRFYDVIDEQTIPSILSRETAMISRTYIEDNPFYPAIYNAAGWNSLFTNGVPQMNAYIGTTAKQGTTVVAESEKEDPVLAQWQYGLGKTFAFTSDSTGKWTGDWARWQDWGTFWQTLISQMLPSYNDVAYDVRLEADGSFMITDPTNEAAFLDIVAVNEAGEELETQLETISASQVRAVVQAEPGLIFFRVADEKQAIYQAGLSVPYSAEYELLPVNDQLIEELTQQTGGAVLKEPQDVFRDFTTKGADRQNIATWLLLASMLLFFMDITIRRFGWNFLTNAKKKEPLVEEKPIQAEDTNVAQLLKGMKKRS